A window of the Desulfobotulus mexicanus genome harbors these coding sequences:
- a CDS encoding methyl-accepting chemotaxis protein — MVQLNRMSIGAKLMTGVTALLLMICTGMGFFSYRAAYQTLQNTTESSLTVIAEEGAKYIRVQLDSYILGIESVAQRRVIREMNWEEQQVVMENEARRLGYMTMGIVTPDGLARYPDGATAELGDRSYVKAAFTGKTVISDLIISRVINEPVMMMASPVRDNNRRIVAVLIARLDGNVLSRISGDIKYGEKGYSYIINDKGAMIAHNNRDFVMESRNFLEEGKSNPQYRRVSEMMQRMVRGERGFDEYHFMGENRLFGFVPIEGTNWFITVGALKNEVFADIHAMRLRFLLFSSGFIFLGCIAAFFFSRTIVSPIREVVSMLKDIAEGEGDLTRRLSVSTKDEIGELAAYFNAFVEKIQSLVTMIGDNIQTLASSASGLSAISTQTTQGVQSMSAKTSTAARAAEESRLNTTAVAASMEETSTNLTSVASATEEMSATIGEIASGSEKARAISHQAGIQAASVSALMHEFGQAAREIDQVSETITNISSQTNLLALNATIEAARAGEAGKGFAVVAGEIKELANQTAAATEDIKSKISGVQTSSATAIADIEKITSVISEVSEVVASIAAAIEQQTAVTREVAENIAQASTGMQDANERVSEIASSSETMAEDIRDVDETAAELKAGGQKVEESAVELSRLAGHLRELVSQFKV; from the coding sequence ATGGTTCAGCTTAATCGAATGAGCATTGGTGCTAAGCTTATGACAGGCGTTACAGCCCTGCTGCTTATGATTTGTACCGGCATGGGCTTTTTTTCCTACCGGGCTGCCTATCAGACTCTCCAGAATACCACTGAATCATCCCTGACCGTCATTGCAGAAGAAGGTGCCAAATATATCCGAGTCCAGCTGGACAGCTATATTCTGGGCATAGAAAGTGTTGCCCAGCGGCGGGTAATCCGGGAGATGAACTGGGAAGAACAGCAGGTGGTTATGGAAAACGAAGCCCGCCGCCTCGGATACATGACCATGGGAATTGTCACACCAGATGGTCTGGCACGTTATCCGGATGGTGCTACGGCAGAGCTGGGCGACCGCAGCTATGTAAAAGCTGCCTTTACTGGTAAAACAGTTATATCCGACCTTATCATCAGCCGGGTTATCAATGAGCCTGTTATGATGATGGCAAGCCCTGTACGGGATAACAACCGCAGGATTGTGGCCGTTCTCATTGCAAGACTGGACGGCAATGTACTATCCCGTATTTCAGGTGACATCAAGTATGGTGAAAAAGGATACTCCTATATTATCAATGACAAGGGAGCAATGATTGCCCACAACAACCGGGATTTTGTAATGGAGTCCCGCAACTTCCTTGAAGAGGGAAAAAGCAATCCCCAGTATCGGCGCGTATCAGAAATGATGCAGCGAATGGTCAGAGGGGAGCGTGGTTTTGATGAATATCATTTTATGGGAGAAAATCGACTTTTCGGTTTTGTTCCCATTGAAGGGACCAACTGGTTCATTACGGTTGGTGCGTTGAAGAATGAGGTCTTTGCGGATATCCATGCCATGCGGCTCCGCTTTCTGCTGTTTTCCTCAGGCTTTATCTTTCTGGGCTGTATTGCGGCCTTTTTTTTCAGCAGAACCATTGTATCCCCCATTCGTGAAGTGGTGAGTATGCTGAAGGATATTGCCGAAGGAGAAGGTGACCTGACCCGGCGACTCAGTGTGTCCACAAAAGATGAGATTGGTGAACTTGCTGCGTACTTCAATGCCTTTGTAGAAAAAATTCAGTCTCTTGTCACTATGATCGGTGATAATATTCAAACCCTTGCATCTTCAGCATCCGGCCTTTCCGCCATAAGTACCCAGACCACACAGGGCGTGCAGTCCATGTCGGCAAAAACCTCGACTGCAGCCAGAGCTGCGGAAGAATCCCGCCTGAACACAACGGCCGTTGCGGCCAGCATGGAAGAAACCAGCACCAATCTCACATCTGTGGCCAGTGCCACCGAAGAGATGAGTGCCACCATCGGAGAAATTGCTTCGGGTTCAGAAAAGGCAAGGGCCATAAGCCATCAGGCGGGTATTCAGGCAGCATCCGTTTCTGCCCTGATGCATGAATTTGGTCAGGCAGCCCGGGAAATCGATCAGGTTAGCGAGACCATAACCAACATCTCTTCCCAGACCAATCTGCTGGCCCTCAATGCCACCATAGAGGCGGCCAGAGCCGGTGAAGCTGGCAAAGGATTTGCCGTAGTTGCAGGCGAAATTAAGGAGTTGGCAAATCAGACGGCTGCTGCGACAGAAGATATAAAATCAAAAATAAGCGGGGTGCAGACATCTTCTGCCACAGCCATTGCAGATATAGAAAAAATTACCAGTGTGATTTCAGAGGTCAGTGAAGTTGTTGCCAGTATCGCAGCCGCCATTGAACAGCAAACGGCAGTTACCCGTGAAGTGGCTGAAAACATTGCACAGGCCTCGACCGGAATGCAGGATGCCAATGAACGGGTTTCTGAAATTGCCTCTTCATCGGAAACCATGGCAGAAGATATCCGGGATGTCGATGAGACAGCAGCGGAACTTAAGGCTGGAGGCCAGAAGGTAGAAGAAAGTGCGGTCGAGCTTTCCAGACTGGCAGGGCATTTAAGGGAACTTGTATCCCAGTTCAAAGTCTAA
- a CDS encoding EAL and HDOD domain-containing protein, with the protein METFIARQPIFNTQKQIVAFELLFRNGMDNAMPEMDGDQASYQLIANSFMDIGIQTLTEGKRAFINFTENLLLEKVPLMLPPKDTVVEILETVRPTPEVIQACREIAAKGYVMALDDFIYTPEWKELTDIARIIKIDFLNTPLTKIKECMAIETKVKPVFLATKVETHEQFDTAVSMGFILFQGYFFSKPEIIRGRQIQGQYLNLLQITAESAMPDMDLDRMEDLIHRDVGIAYDLLRYINSAYFKCRNEISSIRDALMMLGTDEVRRFIAILTLTKICSNKPEALMKASCIRGRFCERMGAATETPGLSSQLFTLGMFSLLDALLDESMEKILGEISLSKDIEKALLEKTGPLYPFLSLAEAYEKGEWDQVPKALAAIKLPETIIPGLYLEACEWSRNLTSA; encoded by the coding sequence ATGGAAACCTTTATTGCAAGACAACCCATATTCAATACCCAAAAACAGATTGTGGCCTTTGAGCTGCTTTTCCGCAACGGCATGGACAATGCCATGCCCGAAATGGACGGAGATCAGGCTTCCTATCAGCTCATTGCCAACAGCTTCATGGATATCGGCATTCAGACCCTGACCGAAGGCAAAAGGGCTTTTATTAATTTCACGGAAAATCTGCTGCTGGAAAAAGTCCCCCTGATGCTGCCCCCAAAGGATACTGTGGTGGAAATCTTAGAAACCGTAAGACCTACGCCGGAAGTTATTCAGGCATGCAGGGAAATAGCGGCCAAGGGCTATGTGATGGCTCTGGATGATTTCATCTATACACCGGAATGGAAAGAGCTGACTGACATTGCCCGTATCATCAAAATTGATTTTCTAAATACACCCCTTACAAAAATCAAAGAATGTATGGCAATAGAAACAAAGGTCAAACCCGTTTTTCTTGCGACGAAGGTGGAAACCCATGAGCAGTTTGATACGGCTGTTTCCATGGGATTTATCCTTTTTCAGGGATATTTTTTCAGCAAACCGGAAATTATCCGGGGCCGTCAGATTCAGGGGCAATACCTCAACCTCCTTCAGATCACTGCGGAAAGTGCCATGCCGGATATGGATTTAGACCGCATGGAAGACCTGATTCACAGGGATGTGGGCATTGCCTATGACCTTTTACGCTATATCAATTCTGCCTATTTCAAGTGCAGAAACGAAATATCGTCCATCCGAGACGCCCTTATGATGCTGGGAACCGATGAAGTCCGCCGTTTTATCGCCATCCTTACCCTTACTAAAATATGCAGCAACAAGCCCGAGGCCTTGATGAAGGCCTCCTGCATCAGGGGAAGGTTCTGTGAGCGCATGGGAGCGGCAACGGAAACCCCCGGACTTTCCAGCCAGCTTTTCACCCTTGGCATGTTTTCCCTGCTTGATGCCCTCCTTGATGAATCCATGGAAAAAATCCTTGGCGAGATCTCCCTTTCAAAGGATATTGAAAAGGCCCTTTTGGAAAAAACAGGACCCCTTTATCCCTTTCTCAGTCTGGCCGAGGCCTATGAGAAGGGTGAGTGGGATCAGGTTCCCAAGGCCCTTGCCGCCATAAAGCTTCCGGAAACCATTATTCCGGGGCTTTATCTGGAAGCCTGTGAGTGGAGCAGGAATCTGACCTCAGCTTAA
- a CDS encoding nucleotidyl transferase AbiEii/AbiGii toxin family protein → MKSYQNISASVRQRLLNRSKADNRSFNELLQYYAMERFLYRLSLSCHSQDYILKGALMLRAWNAPEFRPTMDIDMLGRTWNQEKNIISQIRNILAVTVDPDGLSFDPESILAEKITEDADYEGVRVRFRGFLGTARITIQMDIGFGDIVYPEPERAELPCMLDFPAPSLLCYSRESAIAEKFEAMIKLGHLNSRMKDFYDIWLLSRQFQFELSNLAEAVKLTFGQRRTELRHPIEAFSAHFGLSRQTMWTAFCKRLKQDHVPASFQGITAAVESFLDPVIKGVSDDIVWKPAGPWS, encoded by the coding sequence ATGAAATCTTATCAAAATATCTCTGCTTCAGTAAGACAGCGCCTCCTTAACCGGTCGAAAGCAGACAATCGCTCATTTAATGAACTGCTCCAGTATTATGCTATGGAGCGTTTCCTGTATCGTCTGTCCCTATCATGCCACTCACAGGATTACATCCTGAAAGGGGCTCTTATGCTCAGGGCATGGAATGCTCCGGAGTTCAGGCCGACCATGGACATTGATATGCTTGGAAGAACCTGGAACCAAGAGAAAAATATCATCTCTCAGATCCGTAACATTCTTGCTGTGACGGTTGATCCTGACGGTCTGAGTTTTGATCCGGAATCAATTCTGGCTGAAAAAATAACCGAAGATGCTGATTATGAAGGAGTTCGGGTAAGATTTCGTGGTTTTTTGGGAACCGCCAGAATCACGATACAAATGGATATTGGTTTTGGAGATATCGTCTATCCGGAACCTGAGAGGGCAGAGCTTCCATGTATGCTGGATTTCCCTGCCCCATCCTTACTTTGTTACAGCCGGGAGAGTGCCATTGCTGAAAAGTTTGAGGCAATGATCAAGCTTGGGCACTTGAACAGCCGTATGAAAGATTTTTATGATATCTGGCTTTTGTCCCGTCAGTTTCAATTTGAACTCAGCAATCTTGCAGAGGCTGTAAAGCTTACGTTCGGACAGCGCAGGACGGAATTAAGACATCCTATAGAAGCTTTTTCTGCGCATTTTGGCTTATCACGGCAAACCATGTGGACCGCATTTTGTAAAAGATTGAAACAGGATCACGTGCCTGCATCTTTTCAGGGCATAACGGCAGCAGTGGAATCGTTTTTAGATCCGGTCATTAAAGGTGTTTCGGACGACATTGTCTGGAAACCGGCAGGTCCTTGGTCATAA
- a CDS encoding 4Fe-4S double cluster binding domain-containing protein, with product MDIGKDIIERAMENGASLAGIARMEDIKKSASHTIYNKMGDYSGAGIIDENDSPDNKLFSWPDSVKSVLVIGLSHPQDKPELDWWDGRGTSGNRILIDIIKRTSQEIENTLKIKTTKLHYFIEKGGIFLKDAAVLAGLGCIGKNNMLVTPSHGPRIRLRALGLDAELSPTGPVAFDPCADCKVYCRKICPENAISEKSAIFSTFEFSDSLPGRDGTYNRDLCSIRMEKDLNESSEGKDDKEPLVKYCRLCEYVCPAGKPRVSE from the coding sequence ATGGATATTGGAAAGGATATTATTGAAAGGGCCATGGAAAACGGAGCCTCCCTTGCCGGTATAGCAAGGATGGAAGACATTAAAAAATCGGCGTCCCACACCATATATAATAAAATGGGGGACTACTCAGGAGCAGGTATTATCGATGAGAATGATAGTCCTGATAATAAATTATTCTCCTGGCCTGATTCTGTAAAATCCGTACTCGTGATTGGACTTTCACATCCTCAGGACAAGCCTGAACTTGACTGGTGGGATGGCAGAGGAACATCCGGTAACCGTATTTTGATTGACATCATAAAACGGACAAGCCAGGAAATTGAAAACACCTTGAAAATAAAGACCACAAAGCTCCATTATTTTATCGAAAAAGGAGGGATTTTCCTCAAAGATGCTGCGGTGCTGGCAGGGCTTGGGTGTATTGGAAAAAATAATATGCTGGTAACTCCGTCCCATGGTCCCAGAATTCGACTCAGGGCATTAGGTTTAGATGCTGAGCTTTCCCCAACCGGACCTGTTGCCTTTGATCCCTGTGCTGACTGTAAGGTTTATTGCAGAAAAATTTGCCCGGAAAATGCGATAAGCGAAAAATCTGCCATTTTCAGCACCTTTGAATTTTCTGACTCCCTGCCCGGAAGGGATGGCACTTACAACAGGGATCTCTGTAGCATAAGGATGGAAAAAGACCTGAACGAAAGCTCTGAGGGCAAGGACGACAAGGAACCTTTGGTAAAATATTGCAGGCTGTGTGAATATGTCTGTCCGGCAGGAAAACCGAGAGTTTCTGAATGA
- a CDS encoding type IV toxin-antitoxin system AbiEi family antitoxin domain-containing protein, producing MSRKKNRARAQDKAKEFIRQSGGVIKTSDALLAGIHPRVFYQLRDAGDLEQISRGVYRLTEMEAVSNPDFVIVAMRIPNCVISLVSALSFHEITTQIPHEVSVAIRKDSKAPIIDYPPVKFHKFSSDSFQAGIEEHQIDGIFVKVYSPEKTLADCFKFRNKIGMDIVLEALKLYKTRMTFDHKKIMEYAKICRVDRVMLPYLEASI from the coding sequence ATGTCCAGAAAGAAAAATCGGGCCAGAGCCCAGGATAAAGCTAAAGAATTTATTCGCCAGAGTGGTGGGGTTATAAAAACATCCGATGCGCTTTTGGCCGGAATTCATCCCAGAGTATTTTATCAGCTCCGTGATGCCGGAGACCTTGAGCAGATCTCAAGGGGAGTTTATCGGCTAACGGAGATGGAAGCCGTATCGAATCCCGATTTTGTCATTGTTGCTATGAGAATTCCCAATTGTGTTATCAGCCTTGTTTCGGCACTGTCTTTTCACGAAATAACGACTCAGATCCCCCATGAAGTTTCTGTCGCAATACGAAAGGACAGTAAAGCTCCGATAATTGATTATCCTCCCGTAAAATTTCATAAATTCTCCAGCGATTCCTTTCAGGCCGGAATAGAGGAACACCAGATTGACGGCATCTTTGTGAAGGTTTACAGCCCGGAAAAAACACTGGCAGACTGCTTTAAGTTCCGCAATAAAATTGGAATGGATATCGTGCTTGAGGCTCTGAAGCTTTATAAAACCAGAATGACGTTTGACCATAAAAAAATTATGGAGTATGCCAAAATTTGCAGGGTGGATAGGGTCATGCTCCCCTATCTTGAGGCAAGCATATGA
- a CDS encoding class I SAM-dependent methyltransferase — MTPVEDGMSPSNLRGHLALAHWKTYYGNIKFRTFAREEHFANLIQANCSGVPRVLELACGPGHLLRSLLAKNIKVVGVDINREMLSVKTDKSHQSLIGLVEGDARYLPFRVHSFDVVVCVGLLEHFDRNELEHCLTHEVRRVLKPNGILLAHVPVRTFATSVVRVWRKLIARDLSPYSIDDDNDPTHRIWWRPTQYAELLGSCGFNILLTDYYPYRSSREPRFITRITEMASEVCASIEETTSLVTHRNMIKRFRSNFAFGAYYLGKSQ, encoded by the coding sequence ATGACACCAGTTGAAGATGGAATGTCTCCATCGAACTTGCGGGGGCACCTAGCCCTAGCACACTGGAAAACCTACTATGGCAATATCAAGTTTAGAACCTTTGCGAGAGAAGAGCACTTTGCGAACTTGATTCAAGCGAATTGCTCTGGCGTACCCAGAGTTCTAGAACTCGCTTGCGGGCCTGGCCACTTGCTGCGCTCCCTTCTTGCGAAAAACATCAAGGTAGTTGGTGTCGATATTAATCGCGAGATGCTAAGTGTGAAGACCGACAAATCCCACCAATCACTCATCGGACTTGTTGAAGGAGATGCTCGTTACCTGCCATTTCGAGTACATTCATTTGATGTTGTCGTTTGCGTCGGCTTACTCGAACACTTCGACCGTAACGAACTTGAACATTGCTTAACACACGAAGTTCGCAGAGTATTGAAGCCCAATGGGATCTTGTTGGCTCATGTACCAGTACGAACATTTGCCACATCTGTGGTTCGCGTTTGGCGGAAGCTTATTGCTCGTGATTTATCACCATACAGTATTGACGACGACAACGATCCCACTCACAGAATTTGGTGGAGGCCGACACAGTACGCCGAGTTACTTGGTAGCTGCGGTTTTAACATTCTCTTAACTGACTACTATCCATACAGAAGCTCACGAGAACCCCGGTTCATTACTCGCATTACCGAAATGGCAAGTGAGGTTTGCGCGTCTATCGAAGAAACCACATCCCTCGTTACCCATCGAAATATGATTAAGCGGTTCCGTTCAAATTTTGCTTTCGGAGCCTACTATCTAGGTAAAAGCCAATGA
- a CDS encoding pentapeptide repeat-containing protein, producing the protein MSFHIRTKILDNAYLKYGFTVFKTKYSDVRVYTIQQGHFYNAEIVPLISNANIQRIEHELQSIGYSTRVQKYSRDADAHQTLFDVFFQILPSRNRLLNLCRKFKTNQTKYLGFDYSYVPAPFEVESSSISKIGEKEIIETIASVFSEDGPHIVFLEAAAGFGKTCTAVEILSWILTHKNDVIPIFTELSRNRGARIFRYVLLDEIDRNFTLPSIAVTDEIRHGRIPLIVDGFDELLTKKSKDSDIDDDFLDSEPMLDTIASLLQNQAKILVTTRRTAVFTSQNFEEWVERLEAKGCSVHRIILQTPRIDDWLGKRKKKKLQNSGVPIEQLSNPVLLSFLEKQSEEYFNNICSNPDEIVNFYFKAMLLREKKRQDLRIEPEDQILILKSIASSLLKQDITMDTPDSIRSTIYNDINNVKIINKACDLYIGSEKVNIDEVIDKLLVHALLDRVPIKNLIGFINDFILGTLQGELISEGSDYAGSDGQIDRIVTAFSAQSKTKRKKLWDMLELVRLAGEPQLRLIVDLNLLGRPNGLFENATFEEVKFENISFAKDSHFSNCTFSKCIFSSCIFELNFFSNDIGFCECIFRNCSNVVTIDANAKFWERGCLFNSSTSLEELFKELNAHENRDYIHDLDLSKDILERFWPPGRPNATLRKRTSTLYKGTPPNKHRLISKAIEELVQRELLLPQKDNSYILNIKENYDEIKTILTNE; encoded by the coding sequence ATGAGTTTCCATATTCGGACAAAGATTTTAGATAATGCATACTTAAAATATGGCTTTACAGTTTTCAAAACAAAGTATTCAGATGTTAGAGTCTATACAATACAGCAAGGCCATTTTTACAATGCTGAAATTGTTCCACTTATTTCAAATGCAAACATCCAACGAATAGAGCATGAGCTACAATCTATAGGTTATTCAACAAGAGTTCAAAAATATTCACGCGATGCTGATGCACATCAAACTTTATTTGATGTTTTTTTTCAAATTTTACCATCAAGAAATAGGCTATTGAATTTATGTAGAAAATTCAAGACAAACCAAACAAAATATCTTGGTTTTGACTACTCTTATGTTCCTGCTCCATTTGAGGTGGAATCATCTTCAATATCTAAAATTGGTGAAAAAGAAATCATTGAAACTATTGCGTCTGTTTTTTCAGAAGATGGCCCTCATATTGTTTTTCTTGAGGCCGCTGCTGGTTTCGGTAAAACTTGCACAGCGGTGGAAATTCTTTCATGGATACTTACACACAAAAATGATGTGATACCAATTTTTACAGAACTTTCGCGTAACCGTGGCGCAAGAATATTTAGGTATGTACTCCTTGACGAAATTGATAGAAACTTCACATTACCCTCAATTGCAGTAACTGATGAAATCCGCCATGGAAGAATCCCTTTAATTGTTGATGGTTTTGATGAGCTTCTTACTAAAAAATCCAAAGATTCTGATATTGATGATGACTTTCTCGATTCCGAGCCAATGCTTGACACAATAGCGAGTCTACTTCAAAATCAAGCTAAAATCCTAGTAACTACAAGAAGAACGGCAGTATTTACAAGCCAAAATTTTGAAGAATGGGTTGAGAGATTAGAAGCAAAAGGTTGCTCCGTTCATCGTATAATTTTGCAAACTCCTCGAATAGACGATTGGCTAGGAAAAAGGAAAAAGAAAAAATTACAAAATTCTGGAGTGCCTATTGAACAATTATCAAATCCTGTACTTTTAAGTTTTCTCGAGAAACAATCGGAAGAATATTTTAATAATATTTGTTCTAATCCTGACGAAATAGTTAATTTTTATTTTAAAGCCATGCTATTAAGAGAAAAAAAACGTCAAGACCTTCGCATTGAACCTGAAGATCAAATTTTGATATTGAAAAGCATTGCATCATCCTTACTTAAGCAAGATATAACAATGGATACTCCTGATTCAATACGATCAACAATTTATAATGATATCAACAATGTTAAAATTATAAATAAAGCATGTGACTTATATATCGGTTCAGAAAAAGTAAACATAGATGAAGTAATCGATAAATTGCTGGTACATGCTCTTCTCGATAGAGTACCTATAAAAAATCTCATTGGGTTTATAAATGATTTCATACTTGGAACTTTACAAGGGGAACTCATAAGTGAAGGTAGCGACTATGCTGGCTCCGACGGACAAATTGATAGAATTGTAACCGCATTTTCGGCTCAGTCTAAAACTAAACGAAAAAAATTGTGGGATATGCTTGAACTTGTGCGGTTAGCAGGTGAACCACAATTACGTTTAATTGTAGATTTAAATTTATTAGGCCGTCCTAACGGTTTATTCGAAAACGCAACCTTTGAAGAAGTTAAATTTGAGAATATCTCTTTTGCTAAAGATAGTCATTTTTCCAACTGTACATTTAGTAAATGCATATTTTCATCTTGTATATTTGAATTAAATTTTTTTTCAAATGATATCGGTTTCTGTGAATGTATATTCCGCAACTGTTCCAATGTTGTTACCATTGATGCCAATGCGAAATTTTGGGAAAGAGGTTGTCTGTTTAATTCATCTACATCTCTTGAAGAACTATTTAAAGAATTGAACGCTCATGAAAATCGGGATTACATCCATGATTTAGACCTGTCGAAAGATATCTTAGAAAGATTTTGGCCTCCCGGAAGACCTAATGCGACACTTCGAAAACGCACTTCAACCCTTTACAAAGGAACCCCCCCCAATAAACATCGATTAATATCAAAAGCGATTGAAGAACTTGTTCAGCGTGAGTTGTTGCTGCCACAAAAAGACAATTCATACATACTCAATATTAAAGAAAACTATGATGAAATTAAAACAATTTTAACCAATGAGTGA